In a single window of the Podarcis raffonei isolate rPodRaf1 chromosome 14, rPodRaf1.pri, whole genome shotgun sequence genome:
- the AP3B2 gene encoding AP-3 complex subunit beta-2 isoform X4 produces the protein MGIDFCDSTQAASFQLCTHTRQFYVSIQPPVGELMAPVFMSENEFKKEQGKLTGMSEITEKLTLPDKCQSDHVIVQQVTSAANVSRVPCGSDKEYRFAAKTVSSGSLILIMLEKKAGSVAQLTINSEKMLISTMLVKDIIHSLTQ, from the exons ATGGGCATAGACTTTTGTGACTCGACCCAGGCAGCCAGCTTCCAGCTCTG cacacacacacgccagtTCTATGTGTCCATCCAGCCCCCAGTGGGGGAGCTCATGGCTCCTGTCTTCATGAGCGAGAATGAATTCAAAAAGGAGCAAG GGAAGCTAACAGGGATGAGTGAAATCACAGAGAAGCTGACTCTACCTGACAAATGCCAGAGTGACCACGTGATTGTGCAACAGGTGACATCTGCAGCCAACGTTAGCCGTGTGCCTTGTGGCTCAGACAAGGAGTATCG GTTCGCCGCCAAGACGGTTAGCAGTGGAAGTCTCATCCTCATCATGCTGGAGAAGAAGGCAGGCAGCGTGGCACAGCTCACTATCAACAGCGAGAAGATGTTGATTAGCACCATGCTAGTAAAGGACATTATCCACTCCTTGACGCAGTGA